One Antiquaquibacter oligotrophicus genomic region harbors:
- a CDS encoding isoprenyl transferase encodes MTPKPKTHRDAVDYVPIDWTGIYPPEFPRKAVPNHVAIVMDGNGRWANAKGLTRVEGHKAGEAALLDVVAGAIQVGVKHLSVYAFSTENWSRSPDEVRFLMGFNRDVLHRRRDQLNEWGVRVRWAGRRPRLWASVIKELQFAEQLTRDNDVLTLTMCVNYGGRNEITDAVQRIAEEVAAGRQRPSGISEKTIQRHLYQPGLPDVDLFVRSSGEQRTSNFMLWQSAYAEMVFLDTLWPDFSRTDLWDAIELYQGRSRRFGGAIDAPSA; translated from the coding sequence ATGACACCGAAACCCAAAACCCACCGCGACGCGGTCGACTACGTGCCGATCGACTGGACGGGCATCTACCCGCCGGAGTTCCCGCGCAAGGCGGTGCCGAACCACGTCGCGATCGTCATGGACGGCAACGGGCGCTGGGCCAACGCCAAGGGTCTCACGCGAGTGGAGGGCCACAAGGCTGGCGAGGCTGCCCTTCTCGACGTGGTCGCCGGGGCCATCCAGGTGGGCGTCAAACACCTGAGTGTGTACGCGTTCTCCACGGAGAACTGGAGTCGTTCCCCCGACGAGGTGCGGTTCCTCATGGGGTTCAACCGGGACGTGCTGCACCGCCGCCGCGACCAGCTGAACGAGTGGGGGGTGCGTGTTCGGTGGGCCGGGCGCAGGCCTCGGCTGTGGGCATCCGTTATCAAGGAGCTTCAGTTCGCGGAGCAGCTGACGCGGGACAACGACGTGCTCACGCTCACGATGTGCGTCAACTACGGCGGACGCAACGAGATCACCGACGCCGTTCAGCGCATCGCCGAGGAGGTCGCAGCGGGGCGACAGCGTCCGTCGGGCATCAGTGAGAAGACGATCCAGCGGCACCTTTACCAGCCGGGCCTACCCGACGTTGACCTCTTTGTGCGCAGTTCGGGGGAGCAGCGCACCAGTAATTTCATGCTCTGGCAGAGCGCGTACGCCGAGATGGTGTTCCTCGACACCCTGTGGCCGGACTTCAGCCGCACCGACCTCTGGGACGCGATCGAGCTTTATCAGGGCCGCTCCCGCCGTTTTGGTGGCGCGATCGACGCGCCGAGCGCCTGA
- a CDS encoding SDR family oxidoreductase, producing the protein MTILVTGGTGTLGRPTVELLRAAGHDVRILSRHAGEGRVVGDVTSGEGLAKAMQGIDTVLHLATSAGKKDPQQTRNVTQAARDAGVTHLVYISIVGVDAVPYPYYRAKLESERIIEESGIPFTVLRASQFHDFIRMFIDLQAKLPMIIAIDAPDQPIAVREVATRLAELVEAGPSGRVADIAGPEQLRLVDAIATWQRHAGTRKPVWTMPLFGKTIRAFREGRHMTGLPGYGTETFDTYARREA; encoded by the coding sequence ATGACCATCCTCGTCACGGGCGGCACCGGAACCCTCGGCCGCCCCACCGTTGAACTGCTCCGTGCCGCAGGCCACGATGTGCGCATCCTCAGTCGGCACGCCGGCGAAGGGCGAGTTGTCGGTGACGTCACCTCGGGAGAGGGACTCGCCAAGGCGATGCAGGGCATCGACACCGTTCTGCACCTCGCCACGAGTGCCGGCAAGAAGGACCCGCAGCAGACCCGCAACGTCACCCAAGCGGCCCGGGATGCCGGGGTCACGCACCTCGTCTACATCTCCATCGTCGGGGTGGATGCCGTGCCCTACCCGTACTACCGCGCGAAACTCGAGAGCGAACGGATCATCGAGGAGTCGGGCATCCCGTTCACCGTCTTGCGGGCAAGCCAGTTCCACGACTTCATTCGTATGTTCATCGACCTCCAAGCCAAACTGCCGATGATCATCGCGATCGACGCCCCCGACCAACCGATCGCCGTTCGGGAGGTAGCCACGCGGCTCGCAGAACTCGTGGAGGCGGGGCCATCCGGCCGGGTCGCCGACATTGCTGGGCCAGAACAGCTGCGCCTCGTTGACGCGATTGCTACATGGCAACGACATGCGGGCACACGCAAACCGGTGTGGACGATGCCACTGTTCGGGAAGACCATTCGTGCGTTTCGAGAGGGGCGCCACATGACAGGGCTGCCCGGCTACGGTACCGAGACCTTCGACACCTATGCCCGCCGAGAGGCGTGA
- the nadC gene encoding carboxylating nicotinate-nucleotide diphosphorylase has protein sequence MTAAAIDEIIERALVEDAPWGDVTSEAFLPRSARATARLVPREPGILSGIDVFARVFELVDADVVIELGSVDGAAFESGVTLARVDGSAHSVLRAERIALNLTQRMSGIATLTAQYVNAVSATDARIADTRKTTPGLRILERQAVRDGGGYNHRYSLSDAVLAKDNHLAVLAAAGTPIGEAIRLARSRVSHTTRIEVEVDRLDQVEDVVAAGVDTIMLDNFSLDELREGVAIVAGRAIVEASGGVNLDTVAAIAETGVDVISVGALTHSVRSIDLGLDVDVTAG, from the coding sequence ATGACCGCCGCCGCGATCGACGAGATCATCGAACGCGCACTGGTCGAGGACGCGCCGTGGGGCGACGTGACGAGCGAGGCGTTCCTGCCGCGGTCCGCTCGGGCTACCGCTCGCCTCGTACCGCGTGAGCCGGGCATCCTGAGCGGAATCGACGTCTTCGCGCGCGTTTTCGAACTCGTGGATGCCGATGTTGTCATCGAGCTGGGTTCGGTGGACGGTGCGGCGTTCGAATCGGGTGTCACGTTGGCCCGAGTCGACGGCAGCGCACATTCGGTTCTTCGCGCCGAGCGCATCGCGCTCAACCTCACGCAGCGGATGTCGGGCATCGCGACACTGACGGCTCAGTACGTGAACGCTGTTTCGGCAACGGATGCCCGCATCGCCGACACACGCAAGACCACCCCCGGTCTGCGCATTCTGGAGCGACAGGCCGTCCGCGACGGGGGCGGGTACAACCACCGCTACTCGCTGTCTGACGCCGTGCTCGCCAAGGACAACCACCTCGCCGTGCTCGCTGCTGCTGGGACACCCATCGGTGAAGCGATCCGACTAGCGCGTTCCCGTGTGAGCCACACAACACGCATCGAAGTCGAGGTTGACCGACTCGATCAGGTCGAGGACGTGGTAGCCGCCGGGGTCGACACGATCATGCTCGACAACTTCAGTCTCGACGAGCTCCGCGAGGGCGTAGCAATTGTCGCGGGACGGGCCATCGTCGAGGCGAGCGGGGGAGTGAACCTCGATACCGTCGCAGCAATCGCCGAGACAGGGGTCGACGTCATCTCGGTCGGTGCCCTCACTCACAGCGTGCGCTCGATCGACCTCGGACTCGACGTGGACGTCACGGCGGGCTGA
- the recO gene encoding DNA repair protein RecO: protein MPTYRDEAVVLRTHKLGEADRIVTMLSRQHGKIRAVAKGVRRTASRFGSRLEPMMVADVQCYVGRSLDIVQQAESVGAYGAEIADDYAAYTAGSAMVETADRVTDDSGSLQQYLLLVGALRSLSRREHHPSLTLDSYLLRCLSIAGWAPSFDACAVTGAPGPHTVFVAQLGGVVADEVAPPGSPRLDADTLGLLGALLEGRWPDAEAAGERTRAQASGIVAAYTQFHLERTLRSLPHVDRTA from the coding sequence GTGCCGACCTACCGTGATGAAGCCGTTGTGCTGCGCACCCACAAGCTGGGCGAAGCCGACCGCATCGTGACGATGCTGTCCCGGCAGCACGGCAAGATTCGCGCGGTCGCGAAGGGGGTTCGGCGCACGGCATCCCGCTTCGGGTCGCGACTTGAGCCCATGATGGTCGCCGACGTTCAGTGTTACGTCGGTCGGTCCCTCGACATCGTTCAGCAGGCTGAGTCTGTTGGCGCCTATGGCGCGGAGATCGCAGACGATTACGCCGCCTACACGGCGGGCAGCGCCATGGTCGAAACCGCTGACCGCGTGACGGATGATTCCGGCTCCCTGCAGCAGTATCTGCTTCTCGTCGGTGCGCTCCGCTCGCTGTCGCGGCGCGAGCATCACCCGTCGCTCACCCTGGACTCGTACCTGCTCCGGTGCCTCTCGATCGCCGGATGGGCCCCCAGCTTCGACGCGTGTGCGGTGACCGGTGCACCCGGCCCGCACACGGTGTTTGTCGCGCAGCTGGGCGGTGTTGTCGCCGACGAGGTCGCCCCGCCGGGTTCACCGCGACTGGATGCCGACACCCTCGGTCTGCTGGGCGCACTGCTCGAGGGCCGCTGGCCGGATGCCGAGGCCGCGGGGGAGCGCACTCGCGCTCAGGCGAGCGGGATCGTCGCCGCGTACACCCAATTCCATCTCGAGCGCACGCTGCGCTCCCTGCCCCACGTGGATCGCACAGCATGA
- a CDS encoding RNA polymerase sigma-70 factor, translating into MTSTDVPDQLSVFEQNRARMFGIAYRMLGSVAEAEDIVQDAWIRWNRTSETIDNPGAFLATMVTRLTLTTLDSARVRRESYIGPWLPEPVDTSRDPLLGAERAEALSLAVLLLLERLTPAERAAYVLREAFDYPFRDIADVLETNESNARQLATRARKHIERERGVVVSGDERSRLLAAFLAAAQSGDVSQLEHTLAADVRSHSDGGGVVGAARNIVGGRDRVAALLVGVIEKFAHGIVMHPVIANGEPAVLGVRDGEPAALWTVDIADDGVSRIMIVLNPHKLEGFRELATQLA; encoded by the coding sequence GTGACATCGACCGACGTTCCCGACCAACTCAGCGTCTTCGAGCAGAATCGCGCGCGGATGTTCGGCATCGCCTACCGCATGCTCGGGTCGGTCGCCGAAGCTGAGGACATCGTGCAGGATGCCTGGATCCGCTGGAACCGCACGAGTGAGACGATCGACAACCCGGGCGCCTTCCTCGCCACGATGGTCACGAGGCTCACTCTCACGACGCTCGACTCCGCGCGAGTTCGTCGCGAAAGCTACATCGGACCGTGGTTGCCCGAGCCGGTGGATACCTCCCGTGACCCGTTGCTCGGTGCGGAGCGTGCCGAGGCGCTGTCCCTGGCCGTTCTGCTCCTCCTTGAGCGGCTGACGCCGGCCGAGCGCGCCGCCTACGTTCTGCGCGAAGCCTTCGACTACCCGTTCCGTGACATCGCCGACGTGCTCGAGACGAACGAGTCGAACGCGCGACAGCTTGCCACGCGCGCCCGCAAGCACATCGAGCGGGAACGTGGGGTCGTGGTCAGCGGCGACGAACGCTCGCGACTCCTCGCGGCCTTTCTCGCAGCGGCTCAATCCGGCGATGTCTCGCAACTCGAACACACTCTCGCCGCCGACGTGCGCTCGCACTCCGACGGCGGAGGTGTCGTCGGCGCCGCTCGTAACATCGTCGGCGGACGCGACCGAGTTGCGGCACTGCTTGTGGGTGTCATCGAGAAGTTCGCCCACGGAATCGTCATGCACCCGGTGATAGCCAACGGTGAACCCGCGGTGCTCGGTGTACGCGACGGCGAGCCAGCAGCTCTCTGGACGGTCGACATCGCCGATGATGGCGTCAGCCGCATCATGATCGTGCTCAACCCGCACAAGTTGGAGGGTTTCCGGGAGCTCGCGACGCAGTTGGCGTGA
- the leuA gene encoding 2-isopropylmalate synthase translates to MKNTQQPSGLPIHRYKPFHEIISVDLPDRTWPSKRITEAPRWCAVDLRDGNQALIDPMSPERKRIMFDLLVRMGYKEIEVGFPSASQTDFDFVRSLIEEDAIPDDVTIQVLTQAREELINRTYESLKGAKRAIVHLYNSTSVLQREVVFRTDKQGIIDIALNGARLCKAAEALVPGTEIFYEYSPESLTGTELEFAVDVCNQVLEVFEPTPERKVIINLPATVEMATPNVYADSIEWMSRHLNHRENVIVSLHPHNDRGTAIAAAELGYLAGADRIEGCLFGNGERTGNVDLVALGINLFTQGIDPQIDFSDLDQIRRTAEYCNQLKVHERSPWAGDLVYTAFSGSHQDAIKKGFEAMDAAAAAQGIPVDQLPWAVPYLPVDPKDLGRGYEAVVRVNSQSGKGGVAYLLKTDHALDLPRKLQIEFSAVVQAKTDAEGGEVTSDEIWEIFQDEYLPAPEHRAEDKWGRFELMSTRTASELTGQVELEVKLRVGEEVSVETGNGNGPIAAFLSIMAEQGIDVTLYDYVEHALSAGGDALAAAYVELNVSGKRLWGVGIDADISTASLKAVVSAVNRAVRTEAGERELAAV, encoded by the coding sequence ATGAAGAACACCCAGCAGCCTTCCGGACTGCCCATTCACCGCTACAAGCCTTTCCACGAGATCATCTCCGTCGATCTGCCCGATCGCACGTGGCCCAGCAAACGCATCACCGAGGCTCCGCGGTGGTGCGCGGTCGACCTCCGCGATGGCAACCAAGCGCTCATCGACCCGATGAGCCCCGAGCGCAAGCGCATCATGTTCGACCTGCTTGTGCGCATGGGGTACAAGGAGATCGAGGTCGGCTTCCCGTCGGCGAGCCAGACGGACTTCGACTTTGTCCGCTCCCTCATCGAAGAGGACGCGATTCCGGATGACGTCACCATTCAGGTGCTCACCCAGGCTCGCGAAGAACTCATCAACCGCACGTACGAGTCGCTGAAGGGCGCCAAACGCGCCATCGTGCACCTGTACAACTCGACGAGTGTTCTGCAGCGCGAGGTGGTCTTCCGCACCGACAAGCAGGGCATCATCGACATCGCCCTGAACGGTGCACGCCTGTGCAAGGCGGCGGAGGCGCTCGTACCGGGCACCGAGATTTTCTATGAGTACTCTCCGGAGTCCCTCACGGGCACCGAGCTCGAGTTCGCCGTCGACGTGTGCAACCAGGTGCTGGAGGTTTTCGAGCCGACCCCCGAGCGCAAGGTCATCATCAACCTGCCAGCGACCGTCGAGATGGCCACGCCGAACGTCTACGCGGACTCCATCGAGTGGATGTCGCGCCACCTGAACCACCGCGAGAACGTGATCGTCTCGCTGCATCCGCACAACGACCGCGGTACGGCGATTGCGGCGGCGGAGTTGGGCTACCTCGCGGGCGCCGATCGTATCGAGGGATGCCTATTCGGCAACGGTGAGCGCACCGGAAACGTCGACCTGGTCGCCCTCGGTATCAACCTGTTCACGCAGGGCATCGACCCCCAGATCGACTTCAGCGACCTGGACCAGATCCGCCGCACCGCCGAGTACTGCAACCAGCTGAAGGTTCACGAGCGCAGCCCGTGGGCCGGCGACCTGGTCTACACCGCGTTCAGCGGCTCGCACCAGGACGCCATCAAGAAGGGATTCGAGGCGATGGATGCCGCGGCTGCGGCGCAGGGCATCCCCGTCGATCAGCTGCCGTGGGCCGTGCCCTATCTGCCCGTCGACCCGAAGGATCTGGGCCGCGGCTACGAGGCGGTCGTGCGTGTCAACTCGCAGTCCGGCAAGGGCGGCGTCGCCTACCTCTTGAAGACCGACCACGCGCTGGACCTGCCGCGGAAGCTGCAGATCGAGTTCAGCGCGGTTGTGCAGGCCAAGACCGACGCCGAGGGTGGCGAGGTCACGAGCGACGAGATCTGGGAGATCTTCCAGGACGAGTACCTGCCGGCACCGGAGCATCGCGCCGAGGACAAGTGGGGTCGCTTTGAGCTCATGTCGACGCGCACGGCGAGTGAACTGACCGGTCAGGTGGAACTCGAGGTCAAGTTGCGTGTCGGTGAGGAGGTCTCCGTGGAGACCGGGAACGGTAACGGCCCTATCGCCGCGTTCCTCTCGATCATGGCCGAGCAGGGAATCGACGTGACTCTCTACGACTATGTCGAGCACGCGCTGAGCGCTGGCGGGGATGCCCTGGCCGCTGCCTATGTCGAACTCAACGTCAGCGGAAAGCGTCTGTGGGGTGTGGGTATCGATGCCGATATCTCCACGGCATCCCTCAAAGCCGTTGTGTCAGCCGTCAACCGTGCCGTGCGCACGGAGGCGGGGGAGCGCGAGCTCGCCGCGGTTTAG
- the nadB gene encoding L-aspartate oxidase: protein MARVVVVGTGIAGLITAYRASRRHEVVLVTKAELAESNTKYAQGGIAAALFPDDSAASHIADTLRAGAGLCDPVAVEVLCTEGPIRVRELIELGVEFDRVNGELARGHEAAHSARRVIHAGGDATGLAIEVALLRAVKAIAVEVHEHTFMRDLLVEETPAGRRVAGIEAVDARGVGRDIRADIVVLASGGAGQLYAHTTNPTVTTGDGVAAAWRAGAVLADVEFYQFHPTSLAVPGNPLVSEAVRGDGAVLLDAQGRRFMFDVHPDGELAPRDVVARGIAAQMARQGGAPVLLDATALGAEYLEERFPGISRVTREHGFDWAREPIPVTPAAHYWMGGIRTDIDGRTSLPGLFAVGEATCTGVHGANRLASNSLLESLVFAWRAADAIDTDAVPLPSGRPSSLATIEPEPPVETAVASRAEVQALMWSLVGLERSLPQLEVARDQLSRWRAPEPDSVDPVDAGEVRNLLDLARIIVHAAIAREESRGAHDRVDFPLTRDEFEYSLEWRVPVTEPVVAR from the coding sequence GTGGCACGCGTTGTTGTTGTCGGCACGGGAATCGCCGGCCTGATCACCGCCTATCGCGCGAGCCGCCGTCACGAGGTTGTGCTCGTGACGAAGGCTGAGCTCGCCGAGAGCAACACCAAGTACGCCCAGGGTGGAATCGCGGCGGCACTGTTCCCTGACGACAGCGCGGCATCCCATATCGCCGACACCCTGCGCGCCGGCGCAGGCCTGTGTGACCCGGTCGCCGTCGAGGTGTTGTGCACCGAGGGCCCGATTCGGGTGCGCGAGCTCATCGAGCTCGGCGTCGAGTTCGATCGGGTGAACGGGGAGCTCGCCAGGGGCCACGAAGCCGCCCATTCGGCTCGGCGCGTCATCCACGCCGGGGGAGACGCGACAGGTCTCGCCATCGAGGTCGCGCTCCTGCGCGCGGTCAAGGCCATCGCCGTCGAGGTCCACGAGCACACGTTTATGCGTGATCTGCTTGTCGAGGAGACGCCGGCAGGGCGGCGTGTTGCCGGTATTGAAGCGGTGGATGCCCGGGGTGTCGGCCGCGACATCCGTGCCGACATCGTGGTGCTCGCCAGCGGCGGTGCCGGCCAGCTCTACGCACACACAACCAATCCGACGGTTACGACCGGTGATGGTGTCGCTGCTGCGTGGCGCGCCGGCGCAGTGCTCGCCGATGTCGAGTTCTACCAGTTCCATCCCACATCTCTTGCCGTGCCGGGTAATCCGCTCGTGTCGGAGGCGGTCCGCGGCGACGGAGCCGTGCTGCTCGACGCGCAGGGGCGACGCTTCATGTTCGACGTTCACCCGGACGGTGAGCTCGCGCCCCGCGACGTCGTCGCCCGGGGGATCGCGGCGCAGATGGCCCGGCAGGGCGGCGCCCCGGTTCTGCTCGACGCGACGGCGCTCGGCGCCGAGTACCTCGAAGAGCGCTTCCCCGGTATCTCGCGTGTGACACGCGAGCACGGCTTCGATTGGGCTCGCGAACCGATCCCGGTGACTCCGGCGGCCCACTACTGGATGGGCGGCATCCGCACCGACATCGATGGTCGAACCTCGCTGCCCGGGCTTTTTGCCGTCGGGGAGGCGACGTGCACGGGAGTTCACGGCGCCAACCGTTTGGCTTCCAACTCCCTTCTCGAGTCCCTCGTGTTCGCGTGGCGCGCCGCCGATGCGATCGACACGGATGCCGTGCCCCTGCCCTCCGGTCGTCCGTCGTCGCTCGCGACCATCGAGCCCGAGCCTCCGGTCGAGACAGCTGTCGCGTCTCGCGCCGAGGTGCAGGCGCTCATGTGGTCGCTCGTGGGCCTGGAGCGCTCCCTTCCGCAACTCGAGGTCGCACGCGATCAGTTGTCCCGGTGGCGCGCGCCGGAGCCCGATTCTGTCGACCCCGTGGATGCTGGGGAAGTGCGCAATCTGCTCGATCTCGCGAGGATCATCGTGCACGCCGCGATCGCCCGCGAGGAATCGCGAGGCGCCCACGACCGCGTCGACTTCCCCCTCACGCGCGACGAGTTCGAGTACTCGCTGGAGTGGCGGGTCCCCGTTACCGAGCCGGTGGTTGCGCGATGA
- a CDS encoding NUDIX hydrolase — protein MSDTTQGIGLAVSTVIFALRAHPETGLSALWIPLVRRTRDPFEGSWALPGGWVRESESLADAAGRNLLETTAVEPSYLEQLYCFGEVDRSPDRRVVSVVYWALVRPEQTERSEDGDNVRWFLADELPELAFDHNVIVDYALWRLRTKVEYSRIAQAFLGSTFTLAELREVHEAVLQRALDPANFRRQVEPTLVPTDAVVTGGRHRPPRLYRYDESISLVDNGPLTHGPAPQNARSIA, from the coding sequence ATGAGCGACACCACGCAGGGCATCGGGCTCGCGGTTTCCACCGTGATCTTCGCTCTGCGAGCGCACCCCGAGACCGGGTTGAGTGCCCTGTGGATCCCGCTGGTGCGCCGCACTCGCGATCCCTTCGAAGGGTCGTGGGCTCTTCCCGGCGGTTGGGTGCGCGAGAGCGAGAGCCTCGCGGATGCCGCGGGCCGCAACCTGCTCGAGACCACCGCCGTCGAGCCGTCCTACCTCGAGCAGCTCTACTGCTTCGGTGAGGTCGACCGCTCGCCGGACCGTCGTGTCGTCTCCGTCGTCTACTGGGCGCTCGTGCGCCCCGAGCAAACCGAGCGCTCGGAGGACGGCGACAACGTGCGTTGGTTCCTCGCCGACGAACTCCCGGAACTCGCGTTCGACCACAACGTCATCGTCGACTACGCGCTGTGGCGCCTGCGCACCAAGGTCGAGTACAGCCGCATCGCCCAAGCCTTCCTCGGCTCGACGTTCACCCTCGCCGAGCTGCGTGAGGTGCACGAGGCTGTGCTCCAACGCGCCCTCGACCCCGCCAACTTCCGGCGGCAGGTCGAGCCCACCCTCGTCCCCACGGATGCTGTGGTCACCGGTGGTCGTCACCGCCCTCCGCGTCTCTACCGCTACGACGAGTCGATCTCGCTCGTGGACAACGGGCCTCTCACGCACGGGCCCGCGCCCCAGAACGCAAGGAGTATCGCGTGA
- a CDS encoding trimeric intracellular cation channel family protein, producing the protein MTVAFQIPLWADLLAVGIGATQGALFAAQFRDRKLDLLGVAIVGIATGLGGGLLRDIFLAQVPASLSNNWYVPVATAAALLGMLLERLIARLGVLVNVLDALTIGLFAAIGTTKALAAGLPEVPAVFVGAISAVGGSILRDLLLNRPIALMHVGSLYAVAAVAGSASLVVLLEFGVPVFIAAILCVAITFGVRILAVLFHWSLPEQRAITTVPRIRRKPRKD; encoded by the coding sequence GTGACTGTCGCGTTCCAGATACCGCTGTGGGCTGACCTGCTCGCCGTCGGAATCGGCGCGACGCAGGGCGCCTTGTTCGCGGCGCAGTTCCGCGACAGAAAACTCGACCTCCTCGGTGTGGCCATCGTGGGCATCGCAACGGGCCTCGGCGGCGGCCTCCTGCGCGACATCTTCCTCGCTCAGGTGCCCGCCTCCCTCAGCAACAACTGGTACGTGCCCGTCGCGACAGCCGCAGCCCTGCTCGGAATGCTCCTCGAACGCCTCATCGCGCGGCTCGGCGTGTTGGTCAACGTGCTCGACGCCCTCACCATCGGCCTCTTCGCGGCAATCGGTACAACAAAAGCACTCGCGGCGGGCCTCCCCGAGGTGCCCGCGGTCTTCGTCGGTGCGATCTCAGCCGTGGGAGGCTCGATCCTCCGCGATCTGCTGCTCAACCGACCGATCGCACTCATGCATGTCGGTTCGCTTTACGCCGTGGCGGCCGTCGCCGGATCCGCGTCGCTCGTGGTGCTCCTCGAGTTCGGGGTTCCCGTGTTCATTGCCGCGATCCTGTGCGTTGCCATCACCTTTGGCGTGCGCATTCTCGCGGTTCTATTCCACTGGAGTCTTCCCGAGCAGAGGGCCATCACGACCGTCCCGCGGATCCGGCGAAAGCCGCGCAAAGACTAA
- the nadA gene encoding quinolinate synthase NadA yields MTSVDTLIKTDPGETCNPALAEGPWTFDLGLPSYGPGASQGDIIPTGSPRQGQLPVEYQRASNEELHDRIRVAKQVLGDRVVVLGHFYQRDEVVQHADFLGDSFQLANAAQTVPNAEAIVFCGVHFMAETADILARPGQSVILPNLAAGCSMADMADIDSVEEAWEQLTAIYGTEPDETGRVPIIPVTYMNSSAALKGFCGRNGGIVCTSSNAATVLEWAFERGQRVLFFPDQHLGRNTAKAMGVPLEQMPMWNPNKPLGGNEVAEIEDARVILWHGFCSVHRRFSVAQVEKARAEYPGVRVIVHPECPMPVVDAADEAGSTDYIRKAIAAATEPTTFAIGTEINMVNRLAAEFPQHTIFCLDPVVCPCSTMYRIHPGYLAWVLEELVAGRVVNQITVPDDVAEPARVALERMLAARPKV; encoded by the coding sequence GTGACTTCTGTAGACACTCTCATCAAGACCGATCCCGGTGAGACCTGCAATCCGGCTCTCGCCGAGGGTCCGTGGACCTTCGACCTCGGGTTGCCCAGCTACGGACCGGGCGCCTCGCAGGGAGACATCATCCCGACGGGTTCGCCTCGCCAGGGTCAGCTGCCCGTTGAGTACCAGCGCGCCTCCAACGAGGAGCTGCACGACCGGATTCGTGTCGCGAAGCAGGTGCTCGGCGACCGTGTTGTAGTGCTCGGGCACTTCTACCAGCGCGACGAGGTTGTTCAACACGCTGACTTCCTCGGTGACTCGTTCCAGCTCGCCAACGCTGCCCAGACGGTGCCGAACGCCGAGGCGATCGTGTTCTGTGGCGTGCACTTCATGGCCGAGACGGCGGACATCCTCGCCCGCCCCGGGCAGTCGGTGATCCTGCCCAACCTCGCCGCCGGGTGCTCGATGGCCGACATGGCAGACATCGATTCCGTCGAAGAGGCCTGGGAGCAGCTCACGGCGATCTACGGCACGGAGCCTGACGAGACGGGTCGCGTGCCGATCATTCCCGTCACGTACATGAACTCGTCGGCGGCGCTCAAGGGCTTCTGCGGCCGCAACGGCGGCATCGTGTGCACGTCGTCGAACGCCGCGACCGTGCTCGAGTGGGCCTTCGAGCGCGGCCAGCGTGTGCTGTTTTTCCCCGACCAGCACCTCGGCCGCAACACGGCCAAGGCAATGGGAGTACCGCTCGAGCAGATGCCGATGTGGAACCCCAACAAGCCGCTCGGCGGCAACGAGGTCGCCGAGATCGAGGATGCCCGCGTCATCCTGTGGCACGGATTCTGCTCGGTTCACCGCCGCTTCTCGGTCGCTCAGGTTGAGAAGGCGCGTGCGGAGTACCCGGGTGTGCGTGTGATCGTGCACCCAGAGTGCCCCATGCCCGTCGTTGACGCGGCGGATGAGGCTGGTTCGACCGACTACATCCGCAAGGCCATCGCTGCGGCCACCGAACCCACGACCTTCGCGATCGGCACCGAGATCAACATGGTCAATCGCCTTGCCGCCGAGTTCCCGCAGCACACGATCTTCTGCCTTGACCCCGTCGTGTGCCCCTGCTCAACGATGTACCGCATCCACCCGGGGTACCTCGCGTGGGTGCTCGAGGAGCTGGTCGCCGGGCGTGTGGTGAACCAGATCACCGTTCCCGATGACGTCGCGGAGCCGGCTCGTGTTGCTCTCGAGCGTATGCTCGCCGCGCGGCCGAAGGTCTGA